A genomic segment from Candidatus Pacearchaeota archaeon encodes:
- a CDS encoding signal peptidase I, protein MKNIKIKIIEFWNDDSLKSWLIFLFIILPLTFLFIKFIFFPLINLISGCDKTLVVIESGSMHHDNLIGNLFYMQYAFDNYWEKAKNWYLQNNITKEKFKEFPFRTGMEIGDIIVLTKRGKIKVGDVIVFEANQKRPIIHRVISIKEENGKIIYSTKGDANPSQLPFEEKIEEEQIVGKAIIKIPLIGYPRVFAAKIIGE, encoded by the coding sequence ATGAAAAATATAAAAATAAAAATTATAGAATTTTGGAACGACGATTCTTTAAAATCTTGGTTAATTTTTCTTTTTATAATTCTTCCTTTAACTTTTTTATTTATAAAATTTATATTTTTTCCTCTTATAAATCTAATTTCCGGATGTGATAAAACTTTAGTAGTAATAGAAAGCGGAAGTATGCATCATGATAATTTAATAGGAAATTTATTTTATATGCAATATGCATTTGACAATTATTGGGAAAAAGCAAAAAATTGGTACTTACAAAACAATATAACTAAAGAAAAATTTAAAGAATTTCCTTTTAGAACTGGAATGGAAATAGGAGATATAATAGTTTTAACAAAAAGAGGGAAAATAAAAGTAGGAGATGTAATTGTTTTTGAAGCAAATCAAAAAAGACCTATAATTCATAGAGTAATCTCCATAAAAGAAGAAAATGGAAAAATAATTTATTCTACAAAGGGTGACGCTAATCCTTCTCAATTACCTTTTGAAGAAAAAATAGAAGAAGAACAAATAGTAGGAAAAGCCATAATTAAAATCCCTTTAATAGGTTATCCTCGTGTCTTCGCGGCAAAAATAATAGGAGAATAA
- a CDS encoding transcription factor S, with translation MEFCKKCGSVLLKTDSGYKCARCGKKVKEKIKIEVSEKIEGAKKIGIIKEKDTDVFPTVSAVCSKCGNKEAYFWTAQTRASDEAETRFFKCKKCNYTWREYT, from the coding sequence ATGGAATTTTGTAAAAAATGTGGGTCTGTTTTATTAAAGACAGATTCGGGTTATAAATGTGCTAGATGTGGTAAGAAAGTAAAAGAAAAAATTAAAATAGAAGTATCAGAAAAAATTGAAGGAGCTAAAAAGATAGGCATAATAAAAGAAAAAGATACTGATGTTTTTCCTACTGTTTCTGCAGTCTGCAGTAAATGCGGAAATAAAGAAGCTTACTTCTGGACAGCTCAAACTCGCGCAAGTGATGAAGCAGAAACAAGATTTTTCAAATGCAAAAAATGTAATTATACTTGGAGGGAATACACTTAA
- a CDS encoding winged helix DNA-binding protein: MKNNFDVFFRSKPAMMLINLKKGNRAKYGSILSKEVDCTYSHAVKILQLLEKMGLVIFEKKGRIKIIKLTKKGEEVANNIENIKRLIE; the protein is encoded by the coding sequence ATGAAAAATAATTTTGATGTTTTTTTCAGATCTAAGCCAGCAATGATGTTAATAAATTTGAAGAAAGGAAATAGAGCAAAATATGGATCTATTTTAAGTAAAGAAGTAGATTGTACTTATAGCCATGCTGTAAAAATTTTGCAGCTATTGGAAAAAATGGGGCTTGTTATCTTTGAGAAAAAAGGAAGAATAAAAATTATTAAATTAACAAAAAAAGGAGAAGAAGTTGCAAATAATATAGAAAATATAAAAAGATTAATAGAATAA
- a CDS encoding methionine adenosyltransferase has product MKRNIFIERIKEPLTEKKPIEIVERKGIGHPDTICDEICERVSRRLCKEYIKKFGKILHHNIDKALLVAGKSIPKFKGGKIIKKIRIIICGRATTRVGKTKINIKNIVKEEAKNYLKNFHALKEKDYKIECAIEEGSDNLKEVFSSEKLKANDTSFGIGYAPYSKLESIVLKIANFLNSKNTIKKYPWIGEDIKVMGLKKDGKLIITCSIAFIDKYINNIEDYFNKKEFLGKELLKLFKCDEIIINALDKSVEKAKCESDIYLTTTGLSAEMGDDGQVGRGNRVNGLITADRYMSMEAAAGKNPTNHVGKIYNVLANIIASDLVSKKLVKECYVKILSRIGSPIDEPQILVIQVKERFVNSRRIKNIANYWLDNIQSVINGIINGKFKIC; this is encoded by the coding sequence ATGAAAAGAAATATATTCATAGAAAGAATAAAAGAACCTCTAACAGAAAAAAAACCTATAGAGATAGTAGAAAGAAAAGGTATTGGGCATCCTGATACTATATGTGATGAGATATGTGAGAGAGTTTCTAGAAGATTGTGTAAGGAGTATATAAAAAAATTTGGGAAAATTTTACATCATAATATTGATAAAGCTTTATTAGTTGCAGGAAAAAGTATTCCTAAATTTAAAGGCGGCAAGATTATAAAAAAAATAAGAATAATAATATGTGGAAGAGCTACAACCAGAGTAGGAAAAACTAAAATTAATATTAAGAATATTGTAAAAGAAGAAGCAAAAAATTATTTAAAAAATTTTCATGCTTTAAAAGAAAAAGATTATAAAATAGAATGTGCAATAGAAGAAGGCTCTGATAATTTAAAAGAAGTTTTTTCTTCAGAAAAATTGAAAGCAAATGATACAAGCTTTGGAATTGGATATGCTCCTTACTCAAAACTAGAATCTATTGTTTTAAAAATAGCAAATTTTCTTAATTCTAAAAACACTATTAAAAAATATCCTTGGATTGGAGAAGACATTAAAGTTATGGGTTTAAAAAAAGATGGAAAATTAATTATAACATGTAGTATAGCATTTATAGACAAATATATTAATAACATAGAAGATTATTTTAATAAAAAAGAATTCTTAGGAAAAGAGTTATTAAAATTGTTTAAATGTGATGAGATAATAATAAATGCTTTAGATAAATCAGTAGAAAAAGCAAAATGTGAAAGTGATATTTATTTAACAACAACTGGATTATCAGCAGAGATGGGCGATGATGGTCAAGTAGGAAGAGGAAACAGAGTTAATGGATTAATAACAGCAGATAGATACATGTCTATGGAAGCTGCTGCTGGAAAAAATCCTACAAATCATGTAGGAAAAATATATAATGTTCTTGCTAATATAATAGCTTCTGATTTAGTATCAAAAAAATTAGTTAAAGAGTGTTATGTTAAAATTCTAAGTAGAATAGGCTCACCAATAGATGAGCCACAGATATTAGTAATACAAGTTAAAGAAAGATTTGTTAATTCTAGAAGAATAAAAAATATAGCTAATTATTGGCTAGATAATATACAAAGTGTAATTAACGGAATCATTAATGGAAAATTTAAGATATGCTGA
- the serS gene encoding serine--tRNA ligase, whose amino-acid sequence MLDIKFIRENPELVKDNIRKKFQENKIPLVDKLLKLDKEWRKIKLDADSLRAQRNKISKEINEAKKSNNKKKVEQLLKIAKELPEKIKILEEKEKLFEEEIKKILLVIPNIISKETPLGKDASENKEIKKVGKIPKFDFPVKNHVEIAENLDIVDFEASAKVSGNGFYYLKGELALLNQALIRFAIDFMRKKGYQYIETPLMLKEGAIFASMNKEAIEQSVYSIVGEDLHLIGTAEQSLLAMHANQTIPEEELPKKYFSYSMCFRKEVGSHGINEKGLWRTHQFNKVEQFIFCKPEDSEKMYQELLENSEEILQLLELPYRVVEICSGDLSDWKYRSADLEVYRPTTKDYGEVMSLSNCTDYQARKLNIKCVNRKGERRVLHTLNDTALATSRIMVAILENFQQKDGSVKIPKVLWPYTGFKEIKRKKL is encoded by the coding sequence ATGTTAGACATAAAATTTATAAGAGAAAATCCTGAATTGGTGAAAGATAATATAAGAAAAAAATTTCAAGAGAATAAAATTCCTCTAGTTGATAAGTTATTAAAATTGGATAAAGAATGGCGTAAGATAAAATTGGATGCGGACTCTTTAAGAGCACAAAGAAATAAGATAAGTAAAGAAATAAATGAAGCAAAAAAAAGCAATAATAAAAAAAAGGTAGAACAGCTTTTAAAGATAGCAAAAGAATTACCTGAAAAAATAAAAATTTTAGAAGAAAAAGAAAAATTATTTGAAGAAGAAATAAAAAAAATTCTATTAGTTATTCCTAATATAATTTCAAAAGAAACCCCTTTAGGAAAAGATGCTTCTGAAAATAAAGAAATAAAAAAAGTTGGAAAAATACCTAAATTTGACTTTCCAGTTAAAAATCATGTTGAAATAGCCGAAAATCTAGATATAGTAGATTTTGAAGCTTCTGCTAAAGTTTCTGGAAATGGATTTTATTATCTTAAAGGAGAACTTGCTTTGTTGAATCAAGCTTTAATAAGATTTGCTATAGATTTTATGAGAAAAAAAGGATATCAATATATAGAAACTCCTTTAATGTTAAAAGAAGGGGCAATTTTTGCTTCTATGAATAAAGAGGCAATAGAACAATCTGTTTATTCTATTGTAGGAGAAGATTTACATTTGATAGGAACAGCAGAACAATCTTTATTAGCAATGCATGCAAACCAAACAATTCCAGAAGAAGAATTGCCAAAAAAATATTTTTCTTACTCTATGTGTTTCAGAAAGGAAGTAGGAAGTCATGGAATAAACGAAAAAGGTTTATGGAGAACTCATCAGTTTAATAAAGTTGAACAATTTATTTTTTGTAAGCCAGAAGATTCAGAAAAAATGTACCAAGAATTACTAGAAAATTCAGAAGAAATTTTGCAATTATTAGAATTGCCTTATAGAGTAGTAGAAATATGTTCTGGTGACTTATCAGATTGGAAATATAGAAGCGCAGATTTAGAAGTTTACAGACCAACAACAAAAGATTATGGAGAAGTCATGTCTTTAAGTAATTGTACAGATTATCAAGCAAGAAAACTTAATATAAAATGCGTTAATAGAAAGGGAGAAAGAAGAGTTTTACATACATTAAATGACACGGCTTTAGCTACATCAAGAATAATGGTAGCGATTCTTGAAAATTTTCAACAAAAAGACGGTTCTGTTAAAATTCCTAAAGTTTTATGGCCTTATACAGGATTTAAAGAAATAAAAAGAAAAAAATTATAA
- a CDS encoding NUDIX domain-containing protein — translation MKYRKGIRLVVYKKEKNRILYLVLKRKLRWKGYELIKGGKKEKENDLQAIKRELKEETNLTPLKIKKLNLIDKFIYPDKYKKIFKKNGFIARCYLVEVGSKKIKLSKEHSSYKWLPYIKAKNILSYDNAKKILKIANKILK, via the coding sequence ATGAAGTACAGAAAGGGAATTAGGTTGGTTGTTTATAAAAAAGAAAAAAATAGAATTCTTTATTTAGTTTTGAAAAGAAAACTTAGATGGAAAGGTTATGAATTAATTAAAGGTGGAAAAAAAGAAAAAGAAAATGATTTACAAGCGATAAAAAGAGAACTAAAAGAAGAAACAAATTTAACACCTTTAAAAATAAAAAAATTAAATCTAATTGATAAATTCATTTATCCAGATAAATATAAAAAAATATTTAAAAAAAATGGATTTATAGCAAGATGTTATTTAGTTGAGGTAGGAAGTAAAAAAATAAAATTAAGTAAAGAACATTCCTCTTACAAATGGCTTCCTTATATTAAAGCAAAAAATATTTTAAGTTATGATAATGCAAAAAAGATATTAAAAATAGCTAATAAAATTTTAAAATGA
- a CDS encoding metallophosphoesterase — translation MKKEKKIKILAAGDIHGGSKLVKKLAEKAKKEDVDLIILTGDILGFIETKNIIKPLKDTNKKILLIHGNHEDIATIDFLSNFYNVKNLHGYALKYKNVGIIGAGGAVNFNTTEKELFETLKKANKYIQNSKKKIIVTHMHPAGSKSEFSGFTGSKAIRKAIEKFQPDILIHSHIHEAEGIEGKIGKTKIINVGRKGKIIEI, via the coding sequence ATGAAAAAAGAAAAAAAAATAAAAATTTTAGCAGCGGGTGATATTCATGGAGGTTCTAAATTAGTAAAAAAACTGGCAGAAAAAGCAAAAAAAGAAGATGTCGATTTAATTATACTTACTGGTGATATTTTAGGTTTTATAGAAACAAAAAATATAATAAAACCTTTAAAAGATACTAATAAAAAAATTTTATTGATTCATGGAAATCATGAAGATATTGCAACAATAGATTTTTTATCAAATTTTTATAATGTAAAAAACTTACATGGTTATGCTTTAAAATATAAAAATGTTGGAATAATTGGTGCTGGTGGTGCAGTAAATTTCAATACAACCGAAAAAGAATTATTTGAGACTTTAAAAAAAGCTAATAAGTATATTCAAAACTCAAAGAAAAAAATAATTGTAACCCACATGCATCCTGCCGGAAGTAAATCGGAATTTTCTGGATTCACTGGCAGTAAAGCAATAAGAAAAGCTATTGAAAAATTTCAACCAGATATATTAATTCATTCCCATATTCATGAAGCTGAGGGAATAGAAGGAAAAATAGGAAAAACTAAAATTATAAATGTTGGAAGAAAAGGAAAAATTATAGAAATATAA
- the topA gene encoding DNA topoisomerase I, whose translation MENKIIRKQKNSEVIPIDVSNVKRTVEIPIKKINIEKVENSENKTADEKKEEIKKDYYLIITEKPQAALKIALALGKGKQKKLNFLGIPYYELVYDNKLILVASAAGHLFTLDQERKDSSYPIFDINWVPSFKKENGKWTKNYYQTLAKLCKNAKEIIIATDYDIEGEVIGLNIIRGIARRGDAKRMKFSTLTSEELEESYNKMMNTIDWPQAIAGETRHFLDWYYGINLSRALMSSIKAVGKFKIMSIGRVQGPALNLIVEREKEIRNFNPTPYWQVYLVINEDKEKIELKLNKNITKESELTLFKHLKGKIVKVKTEVKEQKLKPLPPFDLTSLQLEAYKFYGINPNVTLQIAQNLYLNGFISYPRTSSQKIPPSIKPKKIIEKLSSIYKETILCNREKPIEGKKSDPAHPSIYPTGEIPQNLSSEERKIYDLIVRRFLSCFASDALIENKIITAIIDNSKFLKKGVEIKEKGWLNIYKSRISEKEIPTINGEYKIIDSRIEEKMTNPPNRYTPASIIAELEKRNLGTKATRALIIQTLYDRGYIKGQNIEATELGISLIETLKKYSPIIIDEKLTRKFEKEIENILESKKNLKEKQKKIIEEAKEVIKSIANQFKEKEKEIGQELNEAERKRNEKEKLENEIIDCKNCGKGKLRLLYNKKSKRYFVACSNYPECKITFTLPKGLIKKSQNLCEKCNLPKLILIKKRKKPWEFCFNPQCKKES comes from the coding sequence ATGGAAAATAAAATTATAAGGAAACAAAAAAATTCTGAAGTAATACCAATAGATGTTTCTAATGTAAAACGTACAGTTGAAATTCCTATAAAAAAAATAAATATCGAAAAAGTTGAAAATTCCGAAAATAAAACTGCTGATGAAAAAAAAGAAGAAATAAAAAAAGATTATTATTTAATAATTACAGAAAAACCACAAGCTGCTCTAAAAATAGCTCTAGCCTTAGGAAAAGGAAAACAAAAAAAATTAAATTTTTTAGGAATCCCTTATTATGAATTGGTATATGACAATAAATTAATATTAGTTGCATCTGCAGCTGGTCATCTTTTTACTCTGGATCAAGAAAGAAAAGATTCTTCCTATCCAATTTTCGATATAAATTGGGTTCCTTCTTTTAAAAAAGAAAATGGCAAATGGACAAAAAATTATTATCAAACTCTAGCAAAATTATGTAAAAACGCTAAAGAAATAATAATCGCTACAGATTATGATATTGAAGGGGAAGTTATAGGATTAAACATAATAAGGGGGATAGCAAGAAGAGGAGACGCAAAAAGAATGAAATTTTCTACTCTAACTTCAGAAGAGTTAGAAGAATCTTACAATAAAATGATGAATACTATTGATTGGCCGCAAGCTATTGCAGGAGAAACTCGTCATTTTTTAGACTGGTATTATGGAATAAATTTATCAAGAGCTTTAATGAGTTCTATAAAAGCTGTTGGAAAATTTAAAATTATGTCTATAGGTAGAGTTCAAGGACCGGCTTTAAATTTGATAGTTGAAAGAGAAAAAGAGATAAGAAATTTTAATCCAACTCCTTATTGGCAAGTATACCTAGTAATAAATGAAGATAAAGAAAAGATAGAATTAAAATTAAATAAAAATATAACAAAAGAATCAGAACTTACTCTTTTTAAACATTTAAAAGGAAAAATAGTAAAAGTTAAAACAGAGGTAAAAGAACAAAAATTAAAACCTTTACCACCTTTTGATTTAACTTCCTTACAATTAGAAGCATACAAATTTTATGGGATAAATCCTAATGTTACTTTACAAATAGCACAAAACTTATATTTAAATGGTTTTATTTCTTATCCTAGAACTTCATCACAAAAAATCCCACCTTCTATAAAACCTAAAAAGATAATTGAAAAACTTTCTTCTATTTATAAAGAAACTATTTTATGTAATAGAGAAAAACCAATTGAAGGCAAGAAATCTGATCCTGCTCATCCTTCTATCTATCCAACCGGAGAGATTCCGCAAAATCTCTCTTCTGAAGAGAGAAAAATTTATGATCTGATAGTTAGAAGATTTTTATCCTGCTTTGCTTCAGACGCTTTAATAGAAAATAAAATAATAACAGCAATAATAGATAATTCAAAATTTTTGAAAAAAGGAGTAGAGATAAAAGAAAAAGGATGGTTAAATATATATAAATCAAGAATAAGCGAAAAAGAAATTCCTACGATAAATGGAGAATATAAAATTATAGATAGTAGAATAGAAGAAAAAATGACCAATCCTCCTAATAGGTATACTCCAGCTTCAATTATAGCGGAATTAGAAAAAAGAAATTTAGGAACAAAAGCGACTCGCGCATTAATAATTCAAACCTTATATGATAGAGGTTATATAAAAGGTCAAAATATAGAAGCAACAGAACTTGGAATTTCTTTAATTGAAACTTTAAAAAAATATTCTCCTATAATAATTGATGAAAAACTAACAAGAAAATTTGAAAAGGAAATAGAAAATATTTTAGAAAGTAAAAAAAATCTAAAGGAAAAACAAAAAAAAATAATAGAAGAAGCAAAAGAAGTAATAAAATCGATAGCGAATCAATTTAAAGAAAAAGAGAAAGAGATTGGACAAGAATTAAATGAAGCAGAAAGAAAAAGAAATGAAAAAGAAAAATTGGAAAATGAAATAATAGATTGTAAAAATTGTGGAAAGGGAAAATTAAGATTATTATACAATAAAAAATCAAAAAGATATTTTGTTGCTTGTAGCAATTATCCGGAATGCAAAATAACATTTACTCTTCCTAAAGGTTTAATAAAAAAGTCTCAAAATTTATGTGAAAAATGCAATTTACCTAAATTAATATTAATAAAGAAAAGAAAAAAACCTTGGGAATTTTGTTTTAACCCTCAATGCAAAAAAGAATCTTAA
- the radB gene encoding DNA repair and recombination protein RadB, translating into MNKENKISAGSYDLNKWLYGGYEKGVITTIYGEAGTGKTNFCILAAVSQAKKGYKVIYIDTEGGFSIERVKQLVPDNYEEVLKNILLLHVLDFKEQSKIINRLEKEINQNKISLIIIDGMTMLYRLDLAEAKQNSNNVQEINAELAKQMKILAEIARTKNIAIIITNQVYHDFISEEDFKKGKKSEIKMVGGDILKYWSKCLIELSNVNGKRIAKLIKHRNLKERKLNFIITDSGIKKRGLF; encoded by the coding sequence ATGAACAAAGAAAATAAGATATCTGCTGGAAGTTATGATTTAAATAAATGGTTATATGGAGGTTATGAAAAAGGAGTTATAACGACAATTTATGGAGAGGCCGGAACTGGAAAAACAAATTTCTGTATTTTAGCTGCTGTTAGCCAAGCAAAAAAGGGATATAAGGTTATTTATATTGATACTGAAGGAGGATTTTCTATAGAAAGAGTAAAACAACTTGTTCCTGATAATTATGAAGAGGTTCTAAAAAATATTTTACTCTTACATGTTCTGGATTTTAAGGAACAATCTAAAATAATAAATAGACTAGAAAAAGAAATAAATCAAAATAAAATTTCTTTGATAATAATTGATGGAATGACCATGCTTTATAGATTAGATCTTGCAGAAGCAAAACAGAATAGTAACAATGTACAAGAAATTAATGCAGAGCTTGCAAAACAAATGAAAATACTTGCAGAAATAGCCAGAACAAAAAATATAGCTATAATCATAACAAATCAGGTATATCATGATTTTATTAGCGAAGAAGATTTTAAAAAAGGAAAAAAATCAGAAATAAAAATGGTTGGAGGAGATATTTTAAAATACTGGAGTAAATGTTTAATAGAGTTAAGTAATGTGAATGGTAAAAGAATAGCTAAATTAATAAAACATAGAAATTTGAAAGAGAGAAAATTAAATTTTATTATAACAGATAGTGGAATAAAAAAAAGAGGATTATTTTAA
- the amrA gene encoding AmmeMemoRadiSam system protein A, which yields MEEKIYNLEEQKKLLQLARQAIEEELNINKPTLLLEIEKNKLFREFRGIFVTLKKNGKLRGCIGFPYATNYLYKNVYEAAKEAAFNDPRFLPVTKDELDKIKIEISILTKPTKVNSLKEIVIGKDGLMCKYLTRSALLLPQVAKELNLNKIEFLEALCDKAGLPKGTWQQKGFELYKFQAQIFSE from the coding sequence ATGGAAGAAAAGATATACAATTTAGAAGAACAAAAAAAATTATTACAACTAGCACGACAAGCAATAGAAGAAGAATTGAATATAAACAAACCTACTCTTCTATTAGAAATAGAAAAAAATAAACTTTTTCGGGAATTTAGAGGGATTTTTGTAACGTTAAAAAAGAATGGAAAGTTAAGAGGATGTATAGGTTTTCCTTACGCTACAAATTATCTCTATAAAAATGTTTATGAAGCTGCAAAAGAAGCAGCTTTTAATGATCCTAGGTTTCTACCTGTAACAAAAGACGAGTTAGATAAAATCAAAATAGAAATATCTATTCTAACAAAACCGACTAAAGTTAATAGTTTAAAAGAAATAGTTATAGGAAAGGACGGATTAATGTGCAAATATTTAACACGAAGTGCATTACTGCTGCCGCAAGTTGCAAAAGAATTAAACCTAAACAAGATAGAATTTTTAGAAGCTTTATGTGATAAAGCGGGTTTGCCAAAAGGAACGTGGCAACAAAAAGGTTTTGAACTTTATAAATTTCAAGCACAAATTTTTAGTGAATAA
- a CDS encoding RpoL/Rpb11 RNA polymerase subunit family protein → MKVNYLKEEKNEIELELDNTTIAEILRVYLAKDDNVDFVAWRKEHPTKNPILKIKTSNKSAKKALLDAKEKIEKDLDKVLDEFKKSIK, encoded by the coding sequence ATGAAAGTTAATTATTTAAAGGAAGAAAAAAATGAAATTGAATTGGAATTAGACAATACAACAATTGCGGAAATTCTAAGAGTTTATTTGGCAAAAGACGATAATGTAGATTTTGTTGCATGGAGAAAAGAACATCCAACAAAAAATCCTATTTTGAAGATAAAAACTTCTAATAAAAGTGCCAAAAAAGCTTTATTAGATGCGAAAGAGAAAATAGAAAAAGATTTAGATAAGGTATTAGATGAATTTAAAAAATCAATAAAATGA
- a CDS encoding glycosyltransferase, with protein sequence MFFYPKSNKRYSVSVLIPAYNEEDSIEETLKHVLKSDYDNIKEIIVINDGSTDNTKKIVENIIKKEKLVKLLDKKNSGKADSLNQAIKIAKGELVLILDADSYICEDAIRKMVGLFDDKKVASVTGRILVKNKEKLLERLQAAEYAMIAFSRKLLEFVDGIWVTPGALSMYRKSALIKVGGFDTKNITEDVEITWRLIKNGYKIKMCLAAGTYTIVPNNMKRWWRQRIRWDIGGIQTLIKYKGYLLKRGSLGYFIIPLFSISMFLGLFGLSVFFYLLIRKLILIYKITYLSKVSSVPILTMNDIYITVTVLNFFGIIVFLLGLYFTLIGLRVINPGIKKSFFNLLIYLCLYLSIYPTVLLVSFYKIIKKDIKW encoded by the coding sequence ATGTTTTTTTATCCGAAATCTAACAAAAGATATAGTGTTTCTGTTTTAATACCAGCTTATAATGAAGAAGATTCTATAGAAGAAACACTTAAGCATGTATTAAAATCCGATTATGATAATATAAAAGAAATTATAGTAATTAACGATGGTTCAACAGACAATACAAAAAAAATAGTAGAGAATATTATAAAAAAAGAAAAATTAGTTAAACTTTTAGATAAAAAAAATTCTGGAAAAGCAGATTCTTTAAATCAAGCAATAAAAATAGCGAAAGGAGAATTAGTGTTAATATTAGATGCTGATAGTTACATCTGTGAAGATGCTATAAGAAAAATGGTAGGTCTTTTTGATGATAAAAAAGTGGCAAGTGTAACAGGAAGAATTTTAGTAAAAAATAAAGAGAAATTATTAGAGAGATTACAAGCTGCAGAATATGCTATGATAGCATTTTCTAGAAAGCTATTAGAATTTGTAGATGGAATTTGGGTAACTCCAGGTGCTTTAAGTATGTATAGAAAATCTGCTCTAATTAAAGTAGGGGGATTTGACACAAAAAATATAACAGAAGATGTAGAAATAACTTGGAGACTTATAAAAAATGGATACAAAATTAAGATGTGTTTGGCAGCAGGAACATATACAATTGTCCCAAATAATATGAAAAGATGGTGGAGACAAAGAATAAGATGGGATATTGGAGGAATTCAGACTTTAATTAAATATAAAGGATATCTTCTTAAAAGAGGGAGTTTAGGATATTTTATTATTCCTTTGTTTAGTATATCTATGTTTTTAGGTTTGTTCGGATTAAGTGTTTTTTTTTATTTGTTGATTAGAAAGTTAATATTAATTTATAAAATAACTTATTTAAGTAAAGTTTCTTCTGTACCTATATTAACTATGAATGATATTTACATAACAGTTACTGTTCTAAACTTTTTTGGAATTATTGTTTTTCTTTTAGGCCTATATTTCACTCTAATAGGTTTAAGGGTTATTAATCCTGGTATAAAGAAAAGCTTTTTTAACCTTCTTATCTACTTATGTTTATATCTATCAATATATCCAACAGTTTTACTTGTTTCATTTTATAAAATAATAAAAAAAGATATAAAATGGTAA
- a CDS encoding SMC-Scp complex subunit ScpB, with product MEEKKKEKEESTKEEAKKEIEKGKIEIDEIREKEYLRKLEAALFVSARWLSIQELVMLTNINPILLKILLAKLKEEYEKEDRAIIILQRNDLWKMDVKQEYQKITEKLVSGSSEFSKAEQATLALIAYKQPIKQSVVVKIRGNKAYDHIKKFLQLNLIKSKKLGHTLELSLNEEFYNYFSINPNDVGEGEIREIKEIKKE from the coding sequence ATGGAAGAAAAGAAAAAAGAAAAAGAAGAATCAACAAAAGAAGAAGCAAAGAAAGAAATTGAAAAAGGAAAAATAGAAATTGATGAAATTAGAGAAAAAGAGTATTTAAGGAAATTAGAAGCAGCTTTGTTTGTTTCAGCCAGATGGTTAAGTATTCAAGAATTAGTTATGTTAACGAATATTAATCCAATTCTTTTAAAGATTCTTTTGGCGAAATTAAAAGAAGAATATGAAAAAGAGGATAGAGCAATAATTATTTTACAGAGAAATGATTTATGGAAGATGGATGTTAAGCAGGAATACCAAAAAATAACAGAAAAACTTGTTTCAGGAAGTTCTGAATTTAGTAAAGCTGAGCAAGCAACTTTAGCTTTAATAGCATATAAACAACCAATAAAGCAAAGTGTAGTAGTAAAAATAAGAGGAAATAAAGCATATGATCATATAAAAAAATTTTTGCAATTAAATTTAATAAAATCAAAAAAATTAGGCCATACATTAGAATTAAGTTTAAATGAAGAATTTTATAATTATTTTTCAATAAATCCTAACGATGTTGGAGAAGGAGAGATTAGAGAAATTAAAGAAATAAAAAAGGAATAA